The genomic interval CGATCTTCATCTCGCGCGCCTCGACCTTGTGTCCCAGGAACTCGGGGGTGCGGCCCACCATCAGACCGCTGATGAAGACGGCGATGATGAGGAACGCGAAGTAGTTCATCCAACCCACGCCGACACCGCCGAACCAGCAGTTGATCTGCATGTTGAGCATCTGCATCATACCGCTCAGCGGCGTCTGCGAATCGTGCATCGAGTCCACCGAACCGTTCGAGGTGACGGTCGTCACCATGCCCCACATGGCCGAAGCGGCCGAGCCGATGCGGATCTCCTTGCCCTCCATCGAGCCGCGGTCCTGCGCGATGCCCATTTCGTCGATATTGGGGTTGCCGCCCATCTCCTGCGGCACGGAAATCAGAATACCTGCCGTGAAGGCGAAGAGCATCACGCCGAAGATGCAGCCGGCCAGCTTGCGGCGGCGGATATAGAATCCGAACGCCCAGGCCATGGCCATCGGGATGATGAGGATCGACCAGCACTCCAGCATGTTGGTGAAGGCGTTGGGGTTCTCGAGCGGATGGGCGGAGTTCGTACCGAAATAACCGCCGCCGTTCGTACCCAGTTGCTTGATGGGCACGATGGCCGCCGTGGGGCCCTGCGAAATGACCTGCTCCTGACCTTCGAGCGTCGTCAGGGTCTGCTTGCCGTCGAACGACATCGGCGTGCCGTTGATGACCAGCAGGATACCAACGAGCAGCGAGAGCGGCATCAGGATACGGGTCGTGCTCTTGACGAGGTAAACCCAGAAGTTGCCGATCGTCTTCGTGGTCTTCGCCGCCAGCGCCTTCATGATGCCGGCCATAGCCGCCATGCCGCAGGCCGCGGTGATGAACTGGAAGAGCATGATGACGAAGATCTGCGTGAAATACGACAGACCCGACTCGCCGCTGTAATGCTGCAAGTTACAGTTCACCATGAACGAAATGCAGGTATTGAAGGCCAAATCGGGCGTCTGGCCCGGGTTGCCGTCGGGATTCATCGGCAGATAGCCCTGGAACACCAGCAGCAGCATGCCCCAGAAGAACCAGAAGAGGTTCACCATGAGCAGTGCCTTGAGGAACTGCTTCCAATCCATTTCCTCGTCCTCGCGGATGCCGCACACCTTGTAGATTCCGCGCTCGAGGGGAGCCATGAAGTCGAGCCACGTGCGCTCCCCGCGATATACTTTGGCAATGTAGCGTCCCAGCGGATAGCAGAGCACCACCAGGGCGACCCATTGCAGAATGACACCTAAAATCTCCGTATTCATCTATTCAACTATTTTTTTTAATCGTTAGAACTTCTCGGGTTTCACCAGCACGTACATCAAGTAAATGAAGATCGCGAGGCTCAAAACAAGTAAACCGACAAACATACTTTTCCTCCTTAAATTTTTTCAAACCATTTCACACATGCGAAGTAGAGCCAATAGCAGAGGCTTCCCAGCGCTGCCAGCAGCACGAACATCAAGACTTCATTCATCTTCTTTCCTTTTTTGAATTATACATTAGGGTTACGAATCCGCACATCATACGGTGGAACAGGCAGACGGCCCCCAGGCCGCCCATCGCTATAAGTATCCATCCGATCGTCATAACAGCATCTTTCGTTTCGTGCCCCACGTAGTATAAAGAATGTGCCACAGCGCGCCGAAAATCACAACACGCTGTGTATCACCAGAAAGATTCGAATCAGACGAAAAAAAGCGAGAGGGCGGTCCTATCAAAACGATAGGATCGCCCTCTCAAAATGGAAAAGTCCGGGACGCGCTACCTGCCGATGCCGTACTCGTCGATCTTGCGGTAAAGCGTGGCGATGCCGATGCCCAGCAACCGCGCCGCCTCGGTCTTGTTGCCGCCGGTGTACTTCAGAATCTTCGCGATATGCCGCCGCTCCATGTCGCCCAGCGACACGGGGTCGTCCGCATCGCCGCTCTCCGCACCCTGGAAATCGGCGGGAAGGTCCCCGGCCGTAAGGCGGCCGTCCTCGGCCATGATCATACTCCGCTCCACGACGTTGCGCAGTTCACGCACGTTGCCGCGCCATGCGTGACGGCGCATCAGCCGCACGTATTCGGGGTCGATCGACACGATCCGACACGCCATGCGCTGCGAGAACTGCCCGACGAAATGCCGGACATACTCCTCGATGTCCTCCGGACGGTCGGCCAGCGACGGCAGGCGGATCGTAAAGACCGAAAGACGGTAAAAGAGGTCCTCGCGGAAACGCCCTTCGGCGATCTCCCGGGTCAGGTCGCGGTTCGTGGCGGCGATCACGCGGATGTCGGTCTTCGTGGCCCGGGTCTCGCCGATGCGGATGTATTCGCCGTTCTCGAGCACGCGCAGCAGCTTGGCCTGCAACTCGGGCGCCATCTCGCCGATCTCGTCGAGGAACAACGTACCGCCGTCGGCCTCGTCGAGCAGTCCCTTCTTGTCCTTCACGGCGCCGGTGAAGGCCCCTGCCTTGTGGCCGAAAAGCTCGCTTTCGAGCAACTCCTTGGTGAAGGCCGCGCAGTTCACCGCCACGAAATTCTCCCGGCTGCGGGAGCTGCCGCCGTGAATCGCCCGGGCGAAAACGTCCTTGCCCGTGCCCGTTTCGCCCGTCAGCAGCACCGAAGCGTCCGTACCCGCCACCTTGCGGGCCAGCGCCACGGCTTCGCGCATGGGAGCCGACGAACCCACGATGCCGTCGAACGACACGGCGTCGCCGTTCTGCTTCTCGAGGCGCTGCAACCGCCGCTGCATCCGGACCTTCTCCATCGCCCGGGCGAGCAGAGGCAGGATCTTGTTGTTGTCGTCGCCTTTGGTGATGTAATCGAACGCCCCGTTCTTGATGGCCTGCACGCCGTCGGGAATGTTGCCGTAGGCCGTCAGCAGAATCACCTCGACCTCCGGGGCGGCCGCCTTGATCTTCGCCGCCATGTCCACGCCGTTGCCGTCGGGCAGCTTAACATCGCACAGCACCACGTCGGGCGCATAGCGTTCGAGCAGCTTCAGCCCCGCAGCGCAATCCTCCGCCTGGGCCACGTCATAGCCCTCGAGCGAGATGATCCGCGCGAGCAGTCCCCGCAGTTGCGTTTCGTCGTCGATAATCAACACTTTCTCCATAAAAAGACGGTCGTTTGGGGGCAAAGATACAAATAATCCGGCAAAGCCCGGTACGGTGCGGGAAAAACGGCATCCGTCAATACCGGGCGCGGCGCGCTCCACGGCGGAAGATCGCCACGACGGCCACGGCCGTCAGCACTTCGGAGCACGGCACGGCCAGCCAGATGCCCCGGACACCGAGCAGCGGCGGCAAGGCGACGAAGCAGGCCACCAGCAGCACGAAGCCGCGCAGCAGGGTAACCGTCATGGCGGGCCGGGCGCGTTCGACGCTCTGGAAATAACCGATCGAGACGATATTGAAGGCGAAGAAGACGAACCCCGAAGCGAAGAGCGGCAGACCTCCGACAGCGATGCCGTAAGCGGGATAGACCTCGTCGAGGAACATCCCCACGATCTGACGGCTGAACAGCGCGGTCAGGATGAAGAAGGCGAGCCCCAGCAGCACGGCCGTCATCATCGCCAGCCGGAAGGCCGATTGCACGCGCTCAGCGTTGCCGGCGCCGAAATTGTAACTCAGAATCGGCTGCGCGGACTGCCCGATGGCGTTATAGACCATGAAGATGATCGGAAAGAAGTAGCAGGCGATGCTGAACGCCGCCACGCCGTCCTCGCCCAGGTAACGGATGAAAACGTAGTTGCCCGTGAACATCATCGCGGCGATGGCTCCCTCGCAGAGGAAGGTCGAGAGCCCCAGCCGGCACATGTATCCCACGTTGCGGCGGGTCAGCCGGAGACTCCTGCGGCTCGTCTTCACCCGGCAGAAACGGATGACGTTGCGCCGCCGGCTCAGGTAAACGAGGATCATCCCCGCGCCGACCACATAGCCGAGACTCGTGGCCAGCGCCGCGCCGAACATGCCCCAGCCGAAGAGGAAGATGAAAACGTAGTCGAGCGCGATATTGATGACCGCCGGAACGGCATTGCAGAGCATCGCATAGTTGGGCGCCCCGTCGAGCCGCACGAAGAACATGCCCGAGCTGAGCAGCGCACTGAAGGGCAGAAAAGGCACGAACCAATACATGTACTCCAGCACGAGCGGCATGAGGCGTTCCGAGCTGCCCAGCAGCCGCGCCGCGCCGGGTGCGAACAGACAGATCGCGAGGCTGTATGCCACGAGAAGCAGCGACGAAACGACAACGGCCTGCGTCACGTTGATCCGCGCCGTCTTGACCTTTCCGTGTGCGAGGTGGATCGACGCCACGACCGAAGCGCCGACACCGAACATCAGTCCCACGCCCGTATTGATGAGGAACAGCGGCGCCGTGATATTGACTGCCGCCAGCGCGTCGCTGCCGACGCCGCGGCCGACGAAAATGCCGTCCGTGATGACGAACGCCGCCGAGAAAACCATTCCCAGAACGGTAGGGATCAGCAGTTTGCGGAACAACCGCGGAATCTCCATGCTGCCGAAGTCGATACTGTCTTTCATGTTTTCGTTTTTTGGGAGTGCAAAGATAACGCTTCCCGCACGGAGTGCAACCCATATAGTTAAATATGATGAATCCCCCAAAATCATAGCCTGCGCGGTCTCACGCGCCGCATCCCGTCCGGCAGGACCGCACCGATCGTCTGTCGGACCGCACGTTCCGGAACACACGGAAAAGCCCCGCGCCGGAAAATCCGGCACGGGGCGGAACGGCTCCGGACCGACGGCGTCAGGCCCGGCCCTGATCGGCGACGGCCTGCATCAGACGGGCGATCTCGTCCGGATCGCCCAGGAAATAGTCCTTCACGCAATTCAGCCCCTCGCCGAACTCGAAAACATAGGGAGTGGCCGTCGGCAGGTTGAACTCCGAGATGGCCTCGTCGGAGATGCCCTTCAGGTGCTTGACGATGCCGCGCAGGCTGTTGCCGTGGGCCACGACCAGCACCTGATCGTACCGGGCGAGCGACGGCAGAATCTCGCACTGCCAGTAGGGCATCGTACGGGCGACGGTGTCCCGCAGCGACTCGGTGGCAGGCAGCTCGGCCGCAGGAACCCCCGCATAGCGGGGATCGAAACGCGGATTGCGCGGATCGTCCGCCGCGAGCGGTTCGGGGGCCACGTCGTAACTGCGACGCCAGACATGCACTTGCTCGTCGCCGTACTTCTCGGCCGTCTCGCGCTTGTTCAGCCCCTGCAACATGCCGTAATGCTTCTCGTTGAGCCTCCAGCTCTTCGTCACGGGAATCCAGTCTTCGTTCATCCTGTCCAGCACGATGTCGAGCGTCCGGACGGCCCTTTTCAGAAAGGAGGTATAGGCGCATCCGAAACGGAAGCCTTCCCGAAGGAGCGTCTCTCCGGCCCGGGCGGCCTCCGCGACGCCCTTTTCGCTCAGATCCACATCGGTCCAGCCCGTAAAACGGTTCTCCCGGTTCCATTCGCTCTCGCCGTGGCGGAGCAGCACGATTTTCTTCATAAGACGGTATTTTTTGATTGATTGAACGGATCGCGGGCGGTTCACGCCCCGGCGCTCACACGGTTCGTGAGCGGCTCTCCGGCAGCGAACTCCCTGATATTTTCCATCGTGGTACGCGCTATGTTATCCAACGCTTCACGTGTAAAGAACCCCTGATGCGAAGTGACGATCACGTTGTTGAACGACAGCAGGCGCGCCAGCACGTCGTCGCTCATGATCCGGTCCGAGGTGTCTTCGTAGAAATAGGCGGCCTCCTCCTCGTAAACGTCCAGCCCCGCCGCACCGATCTTCTTCTGTTTCAGCCCGTCGATCAGCGCCCCGGTATGGATCAGCTGCCCGCGGCCCGTGTTGATGAGCATGACGCCCGGCTTCATCCGCCCGATGGCCTCCGGCCCGATCATGTAGCGCGTCCGATCGGTCAGCGGACAATGCAGCGAAACGATGTCCGCCCGCGCGTACAGCTCGTCGAGCGGCACATAGGCGATCCCGGCCACCGCGGCATACGCTTCGTCGGGACAGAGATCGTAAGCGATGACCTCCATGCCGAAGCCCCGGAGAATGCGGATCAGCTCACGGGCGATCCGGCCCGTGCCGACGATGCCGGCCGTCTTGCCGTAGAGATCGAAGCCCAGCAAACCGTGGAGAGAGAAATTCCCGTCCCGCGTGCGCCAATAGGCGCGATGGATTTTGCGGTTGAGCGACAGCATGAGCGCCACGGCGTGCTCCGCCACGGCATGAGGCGAGTAGGCGGGGACCCGCACCACGGGAATCCCGTGCTGCGCCGCAGAGAGCAGGTCCACGTTGTTGAAACCCGCGCAGCGCAGGGCGATCAGCCGCACGCCCAACTGCGAGAGGCGTGCGACGGTCGCGGCGTCGGCCGTATCGTTCACGAAGATGCAGACGACGTCGGCCCCTTCGGCCAACGCTACGTTCCCGGCGTTGAGATGGCTGCGGTGATAGGTCACGTCGAATCCGTACGCATCGCGGATGCGGTCGAACGACTCACGGTCGTAAGGTTGTGTCCCGAAAAGAGTGATTTTCATGTACGGCTGAGATTAACGGATCGTTATCGAACGTTTTTCCAATCGCATTTATTATGCCGCAAATCCGGAGAATCCCGCGGGAGCGGAGACGCCGGCCCCTTTTCACGGACGGAGACGCCCGCCGCACCGTCCGCAAAAGGGCCTTCCGCAAAGGAACCGCCCGGACGGCCGCGGGAGAGGTTCCTGCGCCGTCACTTCTTCGTATTCCGGTACTCGGTGGGGGATTCTCCCGTGTGCTTCTTGAAGAAACGCCCCAGATACGACTGGTCCGGAAAATGGAGCCGGTAGGCGATCTCCTGCACCGACAGGTCGGTGGACTGCAAAAGCATCTTGATCTCCAGAATCACCGAACGGTCGATGAACTCCTTGGCCGTCGTATGGGCGATGCTACGCACGATCGTCGAGAGGTAGCGGGTCGAAATGCAGAGCCGGTCGGCATAGAAGGTCACTTCGCGTTCGTGCGCGCAGTTCTCGTGCACGAGCGAGACGAAGCGGTGGAACAGCTCGGTCTGCCGCGTGGTCGTCTCCGACACGGCCTGCCGCCGGGAACCGAACCGCTGCATCTTGTCGAATGCCTCCAGCAGCACATTCTGCAACCGGTTCCTGATGATCGTGTTACGGAACATGTTGTCCCGGTCGCGGTAGGTGTAGCCGGCCATCTGGAACCAGATCGAAGCGCCCTCCACGAGCCGCGGGTGAAGCCGTACGATCGGCTGCTCGCGCAGCGCGGCGAAGAAGGCCGGATCGAGCCGGAAGGCCGCCTCGGAGAACAGATCGAGCGAGAAGGCGCAGTAGGTAACCCGGAAATCCGCCGACCGATCCGCGAGCAGGAACACCGAACCGGGAAGCAGCAGGAGCATCGTATCGGCCCGCACCTCCCCCCGGTATTGGTCGATCGTCGCCACGGCGCTGCCGCCGCGGCAGAAGAGCAGCGCACCGCCCTCGATGCGGTAGGGGCAACTGCCGAAAAAGGCGAAATCGGACTCGCCGACCGTGAACTGCTCCTCGGGAGTGGTCATTATCGGATTACGCGAAACCATCTGAAATTCTTTTTTCGAACAAAAATAGCGCAATTTTGCGGAAAAGAGAATATTTTATTCCGAAAATTACCAACACTATTCGCAATATTAAGATATCGAATGCGTTATAATAGGGTACTTTTGCACCTGAAAAAGTTTTTTAGTACATTTATAAAGAGGAATTATGAGACAAACATTTGTGAAAGCTGCCCTCGTGGCAAGCTGCATGGCAACCGTCGCGTGCAAACAGGCCCCGACGGAAATGGGGCCCGGTCAGTACCCCGTAATGACCATCGCCACCACCGACCGCACGATCCCGAGCAACTACTCGGCCAAGATCAACGGACGTCAGGACATTGCGATCTATCCGCAGGTTTCCGGCACGATCACGGAGGTCTGCTTCAACGAAGGACAAACCGTATCGAAGGGCCAGACCCTCTTTATCATCGACCAGGTTCCCTATAAGGCGGCTCTCCAGACGGCCGAAGCCAACGTGGCCGCAGCCGAGGCCGGCGTGGCCACCGCACAGCTCACCTACGACAGCAAGAAGGAGCTGTTCGCCAAGCAGGTAGTCTCGCGGTACGACCTCTCGACGGCCGAGAACAACCTGCTCACCGCCAAGGCGCAGCTGGCACAGGCCGAGGCACAGCGCGTGAACGCGGCCAACAACCTCTCCTATACGGTAGTGAAGGCTCCGTCGAACGGCGTGGCCGGCACGATTCCCTACCGTG from Alistipes dispar carries:
- the kdpA gene encoding potassium-transporting ATPase subunit KdpA, with the translated sequence MNTEILGVILQWVALVVLCYPLGRYIAKVYRGERTWLDFMAPLERGIYKVCGIREDEEMDWKQFLKALLMVNLFWFFWGMLLLVFQGYLPMNPDGNPGQTPDLAFNTCISFMVNCNLQHYSGESGLSYFTQIFVIMLFQFITAACGMAAMAGIMKALAAKTTKTIGNFWVYLVKSTTRILMPLSLLVGILLVINGTPMSFDGKQTLTTLEGQEQVISQGPTAAIVPIKQLGTNGGGYFGTNSAHPLENPNAFTNMLECWSILIIPMAMAWAFGFYIRRRKLAGCIFGVMLFAFTAGILISVPQEMGGNPNIDEMGIAQDRGSMEGKEIRIGSAASAMWGMVTTVTSNGSVDSMHDSQTPLSGMMQMLNMQINCWFGGVGVGWMNYFAFLIIAVFISGLMVGRTPEFLGHKVEAREMKIATIVVLLHPFLILVGTAFSSGLIAADPSLGWLNNPSFHGFSEMLYEYTSSAANNGSGFEGLGDNTPFWNISTGIALIFGRYLPIVGQVAIAGLLASKKYIPESAGTLKTDTATFSLMTFAVIVIVAALAFFPAQALGPIADYLTAVEF
- the kdpF gene encoding K(+)-transporting ATPase subunit F, giving the protein MFVGLLVLSLAIFIYLMYVLVKPEKF
- a CDS encoding sigma-54-dependent transcriptional regulator encodes the protein MEKVLIIDDETQLRGLLARIISLEGYDVAQAEDCAAGLKLLERYAPDVVLCDVKLPDGNGVDMAAKIKAAAPEVEVILLTAYGNIPDGVQAIKNGAFDYITKGDDNNKILPLLARAMEKVRMQRRLQRLEKQNGDAVSFDGIVGSSAPMREAVALARKVAGTDASVLLTGETGTGKDVFARAIHGGSSRSRENFVAVNCAAFTKELLESELFGHKAGAFTGAVKDKKGLLDEADGGTLFLDEIGEMAPELQAKLLRVLENGEYIRIGETRATKTDIRVIAATNRDLTREIAEGRFREDLFYRLSVFTIRLPSLADRPEDIEEYVRHFVGQFSQRMACRIVSIDPEYVRLMRRHAWRGNVRELRNVVERSMIMAEDGRLTAGDLPADFQGAESGDADDPVSLGDMERRHIAKILKYTGGNKTEAARLLGIGIATLYRKIDEYGIGR
- a CDS encoding MATE family efflux transporter, producing the protein MKDSIDFGSMEIPRLFRKLLIPTVLGMVFSAAFVITDGIFVGRGVGSDALAAVNITAPLFLINTGVGLMFGVGASVVASIHLAHGKVKTARINVTQAVVVSSLLLVAYSLAICLFAPGAARLLGSSERLMPLVLEYMYWFVPFLPFSALLSSGMFFVRLDGAPNYAMLCNAVPAVINIALDYVFIFLFGWGMFGAALATSLGYVVGAGMILVYLSRRRNVIRFCRVKTSRRSLRLTRRNVGYMCRLGLSTFLCEGAIAAMMFTGNYVFIRYLGEDGVAAFSIACYFFPIIFMVYNAIGQSAQPILSYNFGAGNAERVQSAFRLAMMTAVLLGLAFFILTALFSRQIVGMFLDEVYPAYGIAVGGLPLFASGFVFFAFNIVSIGYFQSVERARPAMTVTLLRGFVLLVACFVALPPLLGVRGIWLAVPCSEVLTAVAVVAIFRRGARRARY
- the gpmA gene encoding 2,3-diphosphoglycerate-dependent phosphoglycerate mutase: MKKIVLLRHGESEWNRENRFTGWTDVDLSEKGVAEAARAGETLLREGFRFGCAYTSFLKRAVRTLDIVLDRMNEDWIPVTKSWRLNEKHYGMLQGLNKRETAEKYGDEQVHVWRRSYDVAPEPLAADDPRNPRFDPRYAGVPAAELPATESLRDTVARTMPYWQCEILPSLARYDQVLVVAHGNSLRGIVKHLKGISDEAISEFNLPTATPYVFEFGEGLNCVKDYFLGDPDEIARLMQAVADQGRA
- a CDS encoding 2-hydroxyacid dehydrogenase, whose product is MKITLFGTQPYDRESFDRIRDAYGFDVTYHRSHLNAGNVALAEGADVVCIFVNDTADAATVARLSQLGVRLIALRCAGFNNVDLLSAAQHGIPVVRVPAYSPHAVAEHAVALMLSLNRKIHRAYWRTRDGNFSLHGLLGFDLYGKTAGIVGTGRIARELIRILRGFGMEVIAYDLCPDEAYAAVAGIAYVPLDELYARADIVSLHCPLTDRTRYMIGPEAIGRMKPGVMLINTGRGQLIHTGALIDGLKQKKIGAAGLDVYEEEAAYFYEDTSDRIMSDDVLARLLSFNNVIVTSHQGFFTREALDNIARTTMENIREFAAGEPLTNRVSAGA
- a CDS encoding AraC family transcriptional regulator, producing MVSRNPIMTTPEEQFTVGESDFAFFGSCPYRIEGGALLFCRGGSAVATIDQYRGEVRADTMLLLLPGSVFLLADRSADFRVTYCAFSLDLFSEAAFRLDPAFFAALREQPIVRLHPRLVEGASIWFQMAGYTYRDRDNMFRNTIIRNRLQNVLLEAFDKMQRFGSRRQAVSETTTRQTELFHRFVSLVHENCAHEREVTFYADRLCISTRYLSTIVRSIAHTTAKEFIDRSVILEIKMLLQSTDLSVQEIAYRLHFPDQSYLGRFFKKHTGESPTEYRNTKK